Sequence from the Nocardiopsis sp. YSL2 genome:
CCAGATGGCCTCGGAGCTGTTCGACCGGTCCACCGCGGAGGAGATCGCGACCTTCGACACCGACCGCCTCGTGGACTACCGGTCCCGGCGCCCGACGATGACCTTCGTGGAGAACGTCTGGACCGACTACGACGCCCCCAAGCTCGCGCTCTACCGCATGTTCGACCAGGACGACGCCCCTTACCTGGTCCTGCACGGTCCGGAGCCGGACCGTGAGTGGGAGGGCTTCGTCGCCGCCGTCGCCGAGCTCGTCGAGCACTTCTCCGTCACCCTCACCCTCAGCGTCCACGGCATCCCGATGGCGGTGCCGCACACCCGCCCGGTGACCGTGACCCCGCACTCCACGCGGCCCGAGCTGGTGGCCGGACACACACCGTGGATCGGCCGCGTCGAGGTACCCGGCAGCGCCGTGTCGCTGCTGGAGTTCCGGCTGGGTGAGCGGGGCCACGACTTCATCGGCTACGCCGTCCACGTGCCCAGCTACCTCGCCCAGTCCCCGTACCCCAGGGCGGCCATCGCCGCGGTGGAGTTCGTGGCCGGGGCGACCGGGCTGGCCCTGCCCAGCCAGGGGCTGCAGGACATCGCCGGAGCCACGGACGTCGACATCGC
This genomic interval carries:
- a CDS encoding proteasome assembly chaperone family protein gives rise to the protein MRDPADLYQLHPGFDDVAGLAMLVCLDGFVDAGHAGRQMASELFDRSTAEEIATFDTDRLVDYRSRRPTMTFVENVWTDYDAPKLALYRMFDQDDAPYLVLHGPEPDREWEGFVAAVAELVEHFSVTLTLSVHGIPMAVPHTRPVTVTPHSTRPELVAGHTPWIGRVEVPGSAVSLLEFRLGERGHDFIGYAVHVPSYLAQSPYPRAAIAAVEFVAGATGLALPSQGLQDIAGATDVDIAEQVAASEEVQRVVANLERQYDDIMSSRTDPEERTTLPLAEEEAGLPTADELGAELERYLAEREGDGNG